The following coding sequences are from one Gossypium raimondii isolate GPD5lz chromosome 4, ASM2569854v1, whole genome shotgun sequence window:
- the LOC105780484 gene encoding uncharacterized protein LOC105780484, protein MKSHNMLFLLRFQYPCPSPSPFAFGCTRPKPYRSPQLSFSTPRRPRRSRSSRSPWNHSHNSHSLSLKRTIDFESSADNPNLKLLLHFDPISPLSSFDRFVSFSSDAFQDLLHSVHIDTQTRTFRFSCRKSTLQFLAGFLVCGFLVAFAFRVCFRLGLAFKARFSPKQKVIVRRDRSLGGKEVIVGTTRDHHHPRTNSSALDNPLSLSATPPNLANKTHYPRLHVRHELPKWWPQQLPQRNTASVFDSEYYQTKANRLIKAIIDNRLGGKDFSEENIIQLRQICRASGVCVSIDTTNTRDSLYRAAVELVLNVCCRAPINSTNVQIDGEDAREFLAGLAENIGLDNIRASRMVSAGVAARTRFCFLQAWAFEMQSKHTEAVSELSKICLIHGIFPPGKSSPEMEMVARGLEKILKVEQRELLMATVVGYCNCSEEIRTSAAEALGLVC, encoded by the exons ATGAAGAGCCACAACATGCTCTTCCTCTTGCGCTTTCAATATCCATGTCCATCTCCTTCTCCGTTTGCATTTGGGTGCACCCGACCTAAACCATATCGTTCCCCACAGCTCTCCTTCTCCACTCCGCGCCGCCCTCGCCGTTCCCGCTCTTCCCGCTCCCCTTGGAACCACAGCCACAACAGCCATAGCCTTAGCCTTAAACGGACCATCGATTTCGAGTCCTCCGCCGATAACCCCAATCTCAAATTGCTCCTCCACTTTGACCCAATCTCACCCCTCTCTTCCTTCGACCGCTTCGTCTCTTTCTCCTCTGATGCTTTCCAAGACCTCCTACATTCGGTTCATATCGATACCCAGACTCGCACCTTTCGGTTCTCCTGCCGCAAGTCCACCCTTCAGTTCCTTGCTGGTTTCCTCGTTTGCGGCTTCCTCGTTGCTTTTGCTTTCAGGGTTTGTTTCAGGCTCGGTTTGGCCTTTAAGGCTCGGTTTTCGCCTAAACAGAAGGTTATTGTCCGGAGGGATCGGAGTCTCGGTGGCAAAGAGGTCATTGTTGGGACAACCAGAGACCACCATCACCCCCGTACTAATTCCAGTGCTTTAGACAATCCCTTATCCTTATCCGCCACGCCTCCAAATCTTGCCAATAAGACCCATTATCCACGTCTCCATGTTCGTCACGAGTTGCCCAAATGGTGGCCTCAACAGCTGCCTCAGCGTAACACTGCTTCCGTCTTCGATTCCGAGTATTACCAGACGAAGGCCAATAGATTAATCAAAG CAATCATCGACAATAGATTGGGTGGAAAAGACTTTTCCGAggagaatataattcaa TTGCGTCAAATATGCAGGGCATCCGGTGTGTGTGTCTCCATTGACACAACAAACACGCGGGATTCATTATATCGTGCAGCGGTTGAGTTGGTTTTAAACGTTTGCTGTAG GGCACCAATCAACTCTACAAATGTTCAGATTGATGGTGAAGATGCTCGAGAATTCCTTGCTGGGCTAGCTGAAAATATTGGACTTGACAATATCCGTGCTTCTAGAATGGTATCTGCTGGTGTTGCTGCAAGAACACGTTTTTGTTTTCTGCAGGCTTGG GCTTTTGAAATGCAAAGTAAACATACAGAAGCAGTATCGGAACTGTCAAAGATATGTCTCATACACGGCATCTTTCCTCCTGGAAAGTCATCT CCTGAGATGGAGATGGTTGCAAGAGGAttggagaaaattttgaaggtgGAACAAAGGGAATTATTGATGGCTACGGTGGTAGGGTATTGTAATTGTAGTGAAGAAATTCGTACAAGTGCGGCTGAGGCTCTGGGTTTGGTA